The Ciconia boyciana chromosome 4, ASM3463844v1, whole genome shotgun sequence DNA window CTGTAGTCATTATTTTGGTATTTGCAGAGTACCACTTTGCTTAATTGTCCCTGATTTGCCACCCATTATGGGATGAGCTCTCCACCAAAGCTACACAGTGCTCTTAAGAGATGGGCTCACATGGGGGTTTCTCTACAAAAAGTTGTATtagcttctctgctttctgttattttgcagttttgttgcATCATGTCACATGTGGGTAACGTGTCACATCCAGTGAGCAAACACCAAATGTAAGGCAGAGCAAGGCGATTGAGAAGCCAGTGGGCTGTTAGATGGTCTCATCATTTCTGTGTGTACTCACCTGTATAAATTCAGGCATAGTTAGAAGAGAGTTTTCCTACGTGTTAATGTGAAGATACTTCATTCTCTGTGTTGCTTCATTCCTGCCATTCTTACTGAACCTAAATCCCATTAAGCCAATAGAAAGTTTGCTTGAGAATAGAAGAAATGTGCCAGAATTTGGACTACAACAGACGTTTATTTTGTAGGTTGTGACCTCTAAATTAGAAAATGGAGTTTGTGTATCACAGTTTGTTTGAATACAGATTAGATTATTGTTTTCCCTGACATATGATTGATCAGtaatgtgtgatttttttcctttctttttccccacttagTTTTATTGCTTCTGTTACTCTTAGGTAAATTATAGTTTCATCTGTTAGAAGAACTGAATTAGTTCTGAAATAGTTTCAGACACATAGTATAAAGGCAATAAGTAATATTACAGACCTGACTTAAAAACAAGAGTATTCCAGTGAGCTGAAAATTGCTGCATCTGCTGGGAGCTGAGTTAGTGCCGGGCTCTGCTTCATTCATATAATTTCCGTTAAACTGCAAGTCACATTTATAATGtttatgtttggggttttgtatattcttttgtAGAAATGCATGTCTTATAAAATCACTTTTGCCAAAGAAGAAGATTCTGATGCAGTGATGGATGGAAGAGAAGTGGCCGACCTTCCTACCTTGCTACCTGGAGTAAAATTATCCTGTGGTGGTGATTAACCTGAGTGATTATTCAAGTGAATACTAGGAGTAAGAGGTTTTGCCCACACTTTGATAATACCTATTGTTTTCCATAATGAATGCAGCATTGGGACCAGTTCATAAATGTGTAGTCTGTTTCTCCAGTAGTAATCCTTTGCCTGTGCATTCACAGCCACCAGCAGAAATAATCTGGATGCAGTTTGTCCAGTTGGCCTCATCTCATTAACAATCATAAAGCTATGAGTTCTCTGCTTACCTCAGTTGCTAGAACTCTTATGCTGAATACTGGTTTAATATACAGTGAAATTGTATTATTTACAGATGATTAGGTATACATGTTAGAGTGGAAAGGTTTATACACATTCTCTCCTGGGCTAGCATGTTGTTTTGGTTGCAAATGTGTATGCCTCATTACCTCTACTCATTTGcctctgatttttctgtatgCTGATGTAACATGTAAAGCCTGTTGATAAGTAACTCCCACAGAGTGTATGGTGGGTGGCCAATTAGCTAGCCAGGGCATGCGTTTGTATCTGGTACACATGTGCTTGATTTCAGAACTGTCTGCCAGGTTTTCTGGGTTGCAGTCACggcaaaggaagagagagtACAAAAAGATTTAAACAAGTGCTCTCCTGCCTGAATCAGGTCAGTGAGAtacttttcctttattctcCACCGAGGTGGGAGATGGCTGACCCCAGTTAGACTGGCTCAAACAGCGCAATAGCACCATGCCTGCACTGCTTTCTCTGAAAGTCTGCTGAGCTTTGTTAGCTTTTCCTGGCTCCATCAGGTTGTTCAGTGGTGGTAGTGAAGCTCTCACTACCATCAAGTGGTTAGCTGGCGTTTTCTGGCTTGTCAGGTCTCCTTTCTTCAGACAGCCACTGCCCAGCAAGACTTTGTGTCTCTGCGTGTTGCAATGTGAAGGACCTGCTAACTCACAAGAAAATATGGGCAGCTAAATGGGCAGCTATGGGCAGCTTGTGGCTGCTAAAATAAACAAGCACACATGGTCAGCCCATACAGAGACTTAGTAAAGCAAGGATTACCTATGCTGTTTTTAAGTGaccacagaatattttatggaaaatgcaaatgtatgAAGTCTGCTGTTTCACTGGTTACCAAATGTGTTATATTCTTAACCTTGCTGAAATGACAAGAAACGGTAGTGATGAAGTTACCCTTTGacgtggtttagccccagccagcaactaagcaccacgcagccgctcgctcactcccccctggtgggatgggggagagaatcggaagagcaaaagtaagaaaactcgagggttgagataaagacagtttaatagggaaagcaaaagccgcgcacgcaagcaaagcaaagcaaggaattccttcactacttcccatgggcaggcaggtgttcagccatctccaggaaagcagggctccatcatgcgtaatggttacttgggaagacaaacgccatcactccaaatgtccccccttccttcttcttccccagctttatatactgagcatgatgtcatgtggtatggaatacctctttggtcagtttggatcaactatcctggctgtgccccctcccagcttcttgtgcacctggcagagcaggggaagctgaaaagtccttggctagtgcagcaacaactaaaacatctctgtattatcaacactgttttcagcacaaatccaaaacatagccccataccagccactctaaagaaaattaactcaatctcagctgaaaccaggacagtatccaccccttattccataccatttacgtcatgctcaggtctcacactatccaatacattctcattacccaccatcacccttcccatcctttgatataatacacacatatcatccccttagtctatggaccacccctacaaaatattagtaaaatgtccataaatgtccacaaaatgtccactgagttcatttagtccatgactttgggcttcatctcttatggttgttactcaggacaggagaggtggtgtgtttcttggagttattgggcaccaaagccagctcaggtcaggtcactgctgcacttgcactgcttcttgtaaggcttctcctccattggttcaggtggttccggctgtagtaattcctataacatgcaactcaaatcatgggttacaataatttaaaggtagatccattacaatctccacccctggtccctttggaccaggatatagggtttaacattgcaacgaactcctccccttgctcctagcctggctagcaacaaggggttcctgctatagtaattcccacaaaatgcaactcaaatcccgggatacaacaatttaaaggtatttccattacaatctccacccctggtccctttggaccagaccatcaggtttaacattgcaatgaactcctccccttgcccctgctccagcttggacttatccacagaatgtagtaccttcagaagtaaacttgctccaacatggcctcatgcacagccacagatgcttcaaggtgtacctgctgcagcatggacttcatccacagccacagatgcttcgaggtgcaccttatccagcgtagacttatccttgggccacaatcccttcagagggatacctgctgtggcacagacataaccatggccacagacgtttcaagatatacctgctctggcatgggctaatccatgggcacagacgctctggggtgtcctgctcccacgtggattcatccacaggtcacagtccctttgactcgagttcacaccggagttccagcctgtccagtacagcagcacagaaacagcagtgatgtcctggccatctgccagcccaggcgcaaggccattgctcttatcaaaatgttcccaggcacagcacagtgagatgatcagcagtacagcagcacggcaagcagtgaaagcaaaaagcagccactaacaagccctagactaacatacagtaaggcaggcaagccctatggcaagcacagaagcctgccgattaatagcttaacagcaataacagctataaattttatctagcacattccaatcaaatccgtcattatctcaaacccttcgagccccacgttgggcgccaaaaaggactgtcgtggtttagccccagccagcaactaagcaccacgcagccgctcgctcactcccccctggtgggatgggggagagaatcggaagagcaaaagtaagaaaactcgagggttgagataaagacagtttaatagggaaagcaaaagccgcgcacgcaagcaaagcaaagcaaggaattccttcactacttcccatgggcaggcaggggttcagccatctccaggaaagcagggctccatcatgcgtaatggttacttgggaagacaaacgccatcactccaaatgtccccccttccttcttcttccccagctttatatactgagcatgatgtcatgtggtatggaatacctctttggtcagtttggatcaactgtcctggctgtgtcccctcccagcttctgcacctggcagagcatgagaagctgaaaagtccttggctagtgcagcaacaactaaaacatctctgtattatcaacactgttttcagcacaaatccaaaacatagccccataccagccactctaaagaaaattaactcaatctcagctgaaaccaggacacccttATTATCTTTCCTCATGACTTTTGGTAAATTTTAGTAGCTAAAAAGCATAAACCATTGTTTAAGCAGAATTTGCTGTGTAAAgtgcagaaaaacacagatattttCCACAAGGATCATCTTACTGTTTAAACTGTCCATTCCCAGCCCGGAGTCCTTCACAGCGCAGTTCAGCGCtccagggagaggcagaggcagatTATGCACATGAAAAGTACATGATGTTTGTGcatgttccttttttccagatgctaaattgcattttaaaaaaaagcttaaaaatacataggATGTTAATTTCAGGAGCATTGGAGCCAGTGGAAGTAAGTAAAGGCCTAAGCAGAGCGTGCCAGAAAAGCCCTACCTAGATGCATCTCTTTTGCTGTTCCAGTTATTTGGTCACCAGTAGGGCAGATGTGGGACTGTATATTTATAAAAGGGAAAAGTTTCATCTAAAAACAATACAGCTATTACAATGCAGtccatgctgaaaaaaattcagagccACTCTCCTGGAAGAATGATAGATAAAAGTCAGTTTGCAATGGGAGAACTGagcttttcctgctttgttaAGGAAACACAGTAAGTGACTAAATGAAGGTCTTCACTTAGTTTCATTTAAGTTGCATATGTATCACTTGGACAACATCTCCCATCTTCAGGCTGACACTTGCATTGTCTGTACAGAATGAACATTAACACCACTTCAGATTTCAGTGTGGTGAATCAGGGGTGGTAAGATCTGAGTTGCTGtgtgtaaagagaaaaaaatatatgaactgAATATGCCAGTTGTGTCTTTTTAGGCTCTGAAGAGTTAGGAAGTGGAAGCTATGGGCATCGGTATATCACAGACACAGTGACTGGTGATGATGATGGATTTGATATCGATGACTCAGACTATGACATTTACATAGAAGAGGTAAATTTCAAGATTCCACTTtggcatttctgttttctttatagtCTCAATACTTTAAAGTGTCTGATCTTGTCAGGAAGTTTAACATCTGATTTTATATGCTCAGATATAATAATgtggttgtttctttttcttcagtgaggATGAATTTGTTACCTCAGATCTGTATCTTGGAAGGTATTAGTTTCATTTCCATGTAGCATTTTAGGTTTTACTAAATTTAtgattctttatttcctttcagctcAGACTGCTTCCTGCTATCAAAGGAGGCAACAGAAAATTTCTGGTCGAAACTAAGGTCACGCCAGGGTCTAGTTCCAGGCTCCTATCATGGGTCCTTACAACCACTTCTGAACCCACTACTTTCACTCCCACCACCACACAGCCTTCAACCACAGCAAGGGCGACTACAGCTAGGGCAATGAGGACGGGCGGCACATCTTCTGCAACGCGCCTCTTTGATCTCTCCTGCGATGAGACCATCTGTTCTGCAGACAGCTTTTGTGTCAATGACTATGACCAGGGTGGCTCGCGCTGCCACTGCAActtgggaaaaggaggagagacaTGCGCGGAAGGTAGGTTTCCACATGCCCACAAGTCTGTGGGACTGCACTTCCTCAATGGCCCTAGACAAGGCATCCCTCCGGCATCAGCAGGCCGTCTGTGGCCTCTGCACAGTGACAGCCACCTTGGGGAGCACCAGTCTGCTGCAGGCCAGCTGGGAGCGtgttgctgctctgctgctggcttctgTTAGCCTGGGGCAAGGAGCAGCTTTGTGGTAAACCAACCAAAGTGCATTTCAGGAATAGCAGGCTGGGCTTAACGGATCCCTAAGGACAGCAGTGGCTTCCACTCCCAGTTCAGACACCAGtccctttgcttctctttcctcaACCAGGTTTGAGGAAGTTATTCTTTAATAAAGCTGAATGCAGACCCTGTGTAGATGTGCACAGGGGAGGTTAATACTCCTTCCCCCACCTAGGAGTGGGAGGGTGAAGGTGACAGGTATATTGGTAGGCACCCAGGCCTGACAGGGTCCAGCCGTGGCATCCACAGCTTCCAGCAGGGACATTCGACCCCCATTTGACCCTTGCCTTTTGCCTGCAGCTGAAGCCCTGAACCACCCACATTTCTGGCATGGTCCATCAGATGATGCTGatcctgcagcagggaagcgAGACAGAGCCCCCATTGTAAAACCATCTCTGGAGGAAGCTTTCCCCATGGTCCGTGGGGCAGAAGTGCTGGAGCGGTAGCCCCAGCTTTCACATCAGGCAGCCTGGGGCAAGGCAGGCCTGAGCCGCCACTTGGGCTTTGGTTATGAACAAAACCCCCTCCCCAGTTCAGAAAACATGCCCTGAAGCCCAGGTCAATGTGAGGAGGTGTGGTTGTCCCAGTCAGGCCTTACCACACATCCTCTCgcctctctgcagggcagctgAGCCAGGGCAAGAGCTCGCTGAGCTGAAGGAGGCCGTCCTACTTCTCCTTCCCTGGCTGCCTTCCTGTCCTCTCCCTCTGTGGGCCTAACCTTGCCCTTTTGCCGGGTCTGACATTGAGCTGATCACCTGGTGAGCCAGTCCAGCTCGCTTACTAGGCCAGAAacagttcacttttttttctctggagttatttttctgctggtttGTTGACCAAGGGGTCAGATGAATGCCAGAGCTCGTGCAAAGAAAGTGTCCCATTGCTTGTAGTGGTGCTGTCCCACCAGCTAAGAAAGAGCTGATCCATCCCTCTGCATGCTGATCTGATCTGCCAAGACCCTGCCGCACAGCAGAGCATCAGGGACACGTGTTTCTTCTGCAGGCTCGTGTTAGACATTTGTGATGCACAGTGTTGTGCATCAGAGATACATACACTGGGGGTGTTTGATCTTCTCCTCCCAGTGCTGGAGTAGAGAGCTCATTCTGAAAATAATCTGTTGTGACTCAGCCACATGGAACAGCTGCAGATGTGATTTTTGGCCTTGATCAAGTATGAAGAGTCGAGGATTTATTTGAACTGAGATAACTGTATACAACTTGTAAAGCTGGTTTGTTAATGTCAGTCCAAAACCACCATTTTTCACAAGGGAGTGTTTTATTCCTTGGTAAGCAGTAGCATCATGTACCAATATTCCCTTGTACTGAATTTCTCCCCAGCAGCCAATATTGTTAAATAGTATATTAATCTGAATGAAAACAGACTTCTTTACAATCAACAGCTACATGGCGCTCTGGTCCAGTCAGTTCTGCTTGTGATCAGGGCATGAGTTAATTGCTGTCAGCTGTGGTCACATTCAGGTTTATACCACCGGTTCTCTTCACCTCagttgaaaatgtattttatttgtttgcctTGCTAACAAAAAAGCTGAGAGAACTGTATCCAGATCCAAATACGCAAGAAAAATCCACTCAGTATTCAAATAACAAAGAGGAATAGGACTCCTcatccttccttcctcattAGACTTAGATCCACtgcaaaaataagaattcaGGCCTGAAACTGGGTCTGTCCTCAGTGCCTCTTAGGAAAATGAGCTGCAAAGGTAGCAGTAAGACATCTccctgttggtttttttttctatgctggAGCTGGGATGGCCCTCTAACATAAGACAGTAAAGGGTGTGGATTGATAATTCCAGCTGACAAGAGCAATATGAAGGACCACTGTTGCAGCCAGGGGTGGAGAGATGCCTGCAAGGACCCTCTTCTCCCCATCACTCCCTTTACCTTCTGCCCTGAGCTGACTAGAGGGAagcactgggagctgctgggctctTATGAGCCATCCAAGGATTCTGCGGATGCCGGACGCAGCAGCTATGGAGCAGCAGTGACTAATGCAGTGTGGAGTCTGGCCCAGTGCACATTTCCCACATATGTTTTTATAatcctgcaaaacagaaaattactttgttgTCTCTGTGTTATATGAATTCTTAAAAGGAGATAAATATAAAGTAGATGGGTTCTGTCTTCTGTAACAAGGATGAAAATCTGGAGAAAGTTCCACCAAAGCCAGCAATTAAACTGTTGAGCAGTATTTGGCCCTCAGtatcctgtttctttccaagTTTACCAGATCCTTGGGAATAAAAGAATTAGTTTTGAAAGGTGGTGGGAGGACAAGGCAATAGGTTAACTGATTGTTGACTGCTGCTGACTAATGGTTGTCTCTGGAGGAACTCTGTCTTGCATTTTCACCTGATGTTATCTAGTGCTAAATGTGTATATCAATTTTTATATGGGAGAAAACTGCTAAACAACatgtttctgtctttgcttttcagatatTATTATCCAGTATCCTCAGTTCTCTGGCTACTCATACATCACCTTTGAACCACTGAAAAACTCCTATCAGACATTTCAAATTACCCTTGAATTCAGGGTAAGTTTAAACAATTCCAAACTCACATAGGagctttaaattttattcactTATTCTGATGCTGTGGACAATGGAACAGTAACTTAGCTTCAGTATAGCTTATAATGTAGTTCTAGTGAACCTATACATAATCTTCATCTCTAAAGATCTGGCTTCACCTTCAAATTAATGCAAATGAAGTTGGTAAACTGAGCTAAAATGTTTGCATCCATTATTGATAGGCAGCACATGAGAGAATCCCTGCAACTAGTAATACTGGCATTGCAGACTAACGGCAATGTACATTGGCAGGGTTATAGCCATGTGAATGAGCTACAGGCTGAAGTACACCTGGACTTTTTGTGAATTACAGTTTGTAAGTGGCATGCAGTATCTTTACATATAAGAAACTGTGATCTT harbors:
- the LOC140651071 gene encoding pikachurin-like translates to MRTGGTSSATRLFDLSCDETICSADSFCVNDYDQGGSRCHCNLGKGGETCAEDIIIQYPQFSGYSYITFEPLKNSYQTFQITLEFRAESEDGLLLYCGEN